Proteins found in one Triticum aestivum cultivar Chinese Spring chromosome 4D, IWGSC CS RefSeq v2.1, whole genome shotgun sequence genomic segment:
- the LOC123096011 gene encoding uncharacterized protein: MALTNFIVTAAVVGGALLLFTTDVRKSGAVFRRNARQIRQWLEEDTASAASKSAKEAVPPPRKLDTEVPKDKPKDH, from the exons ATGGCGCTCACCAACTTCATCGTGACAGCGGCGGTGGTGGGCGGGGCGCTGCTTCTCTTCACTACCGACGTCCGCAAGTCCGGCGCTGTCTTCCGCCGCAACGCCCGCCAAATCCGACAGTGGCTCGAGGAGGACACCGCCTCCGCCGCATCCAA GTCTGCAAAAGAAGCAGTTCCGCCTCCCAGGAAGCTGGATACAGAGGTTCCCAAGGACAAGCCAAAGGATCACTGA